The proteins below are encoded in one region of Paenacidovorax monticola:
- a CDS encoding helix-turn-helix domain-containing protein: protein MTRDEALIAAFADELRSRRAVLRFSQEELAHRAGVNRTYIAKLELARNQPTLTVLLRVAEALEVPLPELIAGALARR, encoded by the coding sequence ATGACCAGGGACGAGGCATTGATCGCTGCGTTCGCCGACGAGCTTCGTTCCCGGCGTGCTGTTCTGCGTTTTTCCCAGGAGGAATTGGCCCACCGTGCGGGTGTCAATCGGACATACATCGCCAAGTTGGAGCTGGCACGCAATCAGCCTACGTTGACCGTGTTGCTACGCGTGGCTGAGGCGCTGGAGGTGCCGCTTCCGGAGTTGATTGCTGGGGCTCTTGCCCGGCGATAG
- a CDS encoding DUF1643 domain-containing protein has protein sequence MYDIYHSDQNDQWRYTLGRSGARPLLVIGLNPSTATQEKLDPTVTRVEKVAQQCEFDGFVMLNLYPVRATDPKDLPPKADPVAYERNLEAIEKTVAQYPKPTIWAAWGTSVVNRPYLLRARDALHERLAQYQPQWRRFGDLTVNGHPRHPLYLDYSWTLEPYEFA, from the coding sequence ATGTACGACATCTACCACTCCGACCAAAACGACCAATGGCGCTACACGCTGGGCCGCTCCGGAGCCCGTCCGCTGCTGGTCATCGGCCTCAATCCCAGCACGGCCACCCAAGAGAAACTCGACCCCACCGTGACCCGCGTGGAGAAGGTCGCCCAGCAATGCGAATTCGATGGATTTGTCATGCTGAATCTCTACCCGGTGCGGGCCACCGATCCCAAAGACCTGCCGCCCAAGGCTGATCCTGTCGCCTACGAGCGCAACCTAGAGGCCATCGAGAAGACCGTCGCGCAATACCCCAAGCCAACCATCTGGGCGGCCTGGGGTACCTCCGTGGTGAACCGGCCCTATCTCCTCCGGGCGCGTGATGCACTGCATGAACGGCTGGCGCAGTATCAGCCCCAATGGCGCAGATTCGGAGACCTGACGGTCAATGGTCACCCTCGGCATCCTCTGTATCTGGACTACAGCTGGACGCTCGAACCCTACGAATTTGCCTGA